In Arachis hypogaea cultivar Tifrunner chromosome 17, arahy.Tifrunner.gnm2.J5K5, whole genome shotgun sequence, a single window of DNA contains:
- the LOC140180960 gene encoding uncharacterized protein — protein sequence MDDVSILHHLDFITSNSIRMANVGAALSRDVKESLVCATKAFLEDARAEFNRMKGLKDELDAKVTKLEIDVEKEKERATRAEAAANLSDEAAKKYKESYTRTYGELLETNERLQSAQDDYAELQGHMVTSMTDMFEILKVQVRVIALEADLSLFSVDNMVVDG from the coding sequence ATGGACGACGTCTCGATCCTTCATCACCTTGATTTCATAACGAGCAATAGCATCCGGATGGCCAATGTTGGCGCGGCCTTATCCCGAGATGTTAAGGAGTCCCTTGTCTGTGCTACGAAGGCTTTTCTAGAGGATGCCCGAGCTGAATTTAATAGGATGAAGGGTCTGAAAGATGAGCTTGATGCCAAGGTTACAAAGTTGGAAATTGATGTGGAGAAGGAAAAAGAGCGGGCTACTAGGGCGGAGGCAGCTGCTAACTTGTCTGATGAGGCTGCAAAAAAGTATAAGGAGAGCTATACCCGGACCTACGGCGAGCTGCTAGAAACCAATGAGAGACTTCAATCGGCCCAAGATGATTACGCCGAGCTTCAAGGTCACATGGTAACTAGTATGACTGACATGTTCGAGATCCTGAAGGTTCAGGTCCGAGTTATTGCTCTTGAGGCCGATCTCTCCTTATTTAGTGTGGATAATATGGTAGTGGATGGCTAG